Proteins encoded by one window of Sphingosinicella sp. BN140058:
- a CDS encoding rhomboid family intramembrane serine protease: MTAAAWLLISAANLTDQAAVWGGFIPARASGLVQDAGLAPVFLTPLTATFVHANFVHIAFNLLMLLFCGRAIEPIVGSMPVAVLYLVGAYAAAGAQWLADPSGTAPMVGASGAISALLGGYSMFFGRHRVKIANNNLAVLVNALWLAAAWIGLQLLIGLTAQGSAIAVAAHIGGFLAGLILARPLLMLRWRKA, encoded by the coding sequence GTGACCGCCGCCGCATGGCTGCTTATCTCGGCCGCCAACCTCACCGACCAGGCGGCGGTCTGGGGCGGCTTCATCCCGGCCCGTGCGTCCGGGCTGGTGCAGGACGCCGGGCTCGCGCCCGTTTTCCTGACCCCGCTGACGGCGACCTTCGTTCATGCGAACTTCGTCCACATCGCCTTCAACCTGCTGATGCTGCTCTTCTGCGGCCGCGCGATCGAACCGATCGTCGGCAGCATGCCGGTGGCCGTGCTTTACCTCGTCGGCGCCTATGCGGCGGCCGGGGCCCAATGGCTGGCGGACCCGTCGGGAACGGCGCCGATGGTCGGCGCCAGCGGCGCGATCTCGGCGCTGCTCGGCGGCTATTCGATGTTCTTCGGCCGCCACCGAGTGAAGATCGCCAACAACAATCTCGCGGTATTGGTCAACGCGCTCTGGCTCGCGGCGGCCTGGATCGGGCTGCAATTGCTGATCGGCCTCACCGCCCAAGGCTCCGCAATCGCGGTCGCCGCCCATATCGGCGGCTTCCTTGCCGGCCTGATCCTGGCCCGGCCATTGCTGATGCTGCGCTGGCGCAAGGCCTGA
- the greA gene encoding transcription elongation factor GreA, with protein sequence MATVEKMPMLAEGYEKLQKEVRHLKTVERPSIIDAIEEARGHGDLSENAEYHAAKERQGQVEAQIADIEDRLSRAMVIDPTTLSGDKVVFGATVHLLDENDKPVKYQIVGQTEADARVGRISYNSPLGRALIGRNVGDEVEVSTPSGDKYYAIEKIEFI encoded by the coding sequence ATGGCGACGGTAGAAAAGATGCCGATGCTGGCTGAGGGCTATGAGAAGCTCCAGAAAGAGGTTCGGCACCTGAAAACCGTGGAACGTCCGTCGATCATCGATGCGATCGAAGAGGCGCGCGGCCATGGCGACCTCTCCGAAAACGCCGAATATCACGCCGCGAAGGAACGCCAGGGCCAGGTCGAGGCGCAGATCGCCGACATCGAGGATCGGCTCAGCCGCGCGATGGTGATCGATCCGACGACTTTGTCGGGCGACAAGGTCGTCTTCGGCGCCACCGTCCATCTGCTCGACGAGAACGACAAGCCGGTGAAGTACCAGATCGTCGGCCAGACCGAGGCGGATGCCCGGGTCGGACGCATCTCCTACAATTCGCCGCTCGGACGGGCGCTGATCGGGCGTAATGTCGGCGACGAAGTCGAGGTGTCGACGCCGTCGGGCGACAAATATTATGCGATCGAGAAGATCGAGTTCATCTAA